Part of the Halopenitus persicus genome is shown below.
GTCGAGGACGAGGATCATCGACCGAACCTCTCATCCGGAGAAAGATAAATTATTGTACCTCGACCGCAACCCACATCCAGACGGTGGCACATACGCAATGAGACAAGCGACCACACAGTTAGCGATCCGCCAGGGGCTCGTCAGTCAGGGACCGATCCGCAGGGGGGCGATGGCCGAATGAGCGAGGCGGCCGACCGGATGGTCGAGACGATCGAGGATCCGGCGATCGACCACGTCTTCGTCGAGTTCGCCGACGTCAACGGGATCTCCCGGTCGAAGCAGCTCACCGCGGACGCCTTCCTCGAGAAGTGGGCGGACGGATTCGCGATGAACCTCGTGCTGCTGGCCCAGACGCCGCGCAACCACGTCCCGGAGGGATCCGGACTCGGCGCGGAGATCGGACACGCCGACGGCACCGTCCATCCGATCCCGGAGACGACGATGCGGCTCCCTTGGCGCGAGAACGCCGTCCGGGTCCTGTGTCGGTTCTTCCACGAGGACGAGCGGCTGGCGTGCTCGCCCCGGGCGGTCCTCGAGTCGGTGCTTGCGGCCAACGACTTCGGGTTCGACTTCTATGCTGGCAGCGAGCTCGAGTTCTACCTCCTCGAGGAGGGCCCGGATGGCGAGTACCTCCCCGCGACGGACGACAACCACGAGTGCGTCTCGTGGGCCACCGAGGAGGTCGCCGACTTCTACGACCGGCTCGTCGAGTGGGCCGGCGGGTACGGGATCGACCTCACCGCGCTCCACCACGAGCACGGGGCCGGCCAGCTCGAGGTGCTGTTCGACTACGGCCGCCCGCTCGAGCAGGCGGACACGACCTTCGATTTCAAGCGGCTCGTCAAGCAGGTCGGCCGCAGCTTCGACCAGTGGCCGACGTTCATGGCCAAGCCCTTCGCCGACCGGTCCGGAAGCGGCTACCACCTCCACGTGAGCGCGTTCGACGACGAAAAGAACGTTTTCGCGGCCGTCGCGGATGACTCCGACGGAACCCTCTCCGAGCGCGGTCGACACTTCGTCGGTGGGCTGATGGAACACGCCGACGCGCTGGCCGCGCTCGGCACGCCGAGCATCAACGGATTCAAACGGTTCGAACCGAACTCGTTCGCGCCCTACACCGCCTCCTGGGGGTACGACAACCGGATGACCGCGGTTCGCGTTCCGCCGGGGGTCATTCGTCCCGAAACCCGGATCGCCAGCGCCGACGCCAACCCCTACCTCGTCATCGCGGGGACCATCGCCGCCGGCCTCGACGGGCTCCGACGCGAACTGGAGCCGCCGGCGCCGACCGAGGGCGATCCGACCGGCGACCGGCCGGATCTCCCGCGCTCGCCCGAACTCGCCCTGCGCGCGCTCGAGACCGACGACGCGATGGTCGATCTGCTCGGCGAGGACGTCGTTCGCGTCTATGCGGCCTCCAAACGGCGCGAACTGCAGGCGTTCCGGGACCACGTCACCGACTGGGAGCGCGACCAGTACGTGAAGACGGTCTAGGGGTCCCGCCGGGGACACGGGGAAACATTCAGTATGGTTCCATCTGTTGGAACGCATAGAGAAGACTCATGACGGATGCAGCCACCTTGTTAGAGCCATTTGTCGTACGCCCCCCGACCATGGATGAGCGGCGGGCGGCACGGATCGCCGAACGCGAGTTCGGCAAGCCGGGAACCGCGACCGAACTCGGCGGCGAGCGGGATCAGAACTTTCGGATCGACGTCGCCGACGGCGAGGCGTACGTCCTGAAGATATCCAGCCCGGCCGATGACGAAGCATCGCTCGATCTGCAGACGGAGGCGCTGCGTCACATCCAACGGGCCGATCCCGACCTCCCGGTGATGGAACCGGTGCCGACGACCGATGGATCGCTATGGACGACGATCGAGGACGACGAGACGTATCACGTGCGGCTGTTCACCCACGTTCCGGGCCGACCCGTCCCGGGGCAGGACCTCGACGCGGAGGCGCTCTTCGAATACGGGGCGGTCGTGGCACGGCTCGGAAAAGCACTCCGCGGTTTCTTCCATCCCGACGCCGATTACGACGTCCTGTGGGATCTGCGGCACGTCCCCGAGCTTCGGTCGCTGCTCGACAGCGTCACCGACGCCGAGCGACGCGAGCTGGCCGAACGCATCCTCGACCGGTTCGAGAACCGGGTGGAACCGGGCTTCGAGTCGCTCCGTGCGCAGGTGATCCACAACGACCTCACGCTCGATAACGTCCTGCTTGACGACTCCGACCGCGTCAGCGGCGTCGTGGATTTCGGCGACCTCACCCACACGGCCCTCGTGAGTGACCTGGTGATGGCGGTGGCGAGCGTGATGTACCGGCGCGACGACCCGATCGAGGCGGCCCAGGACGTGATCCGGGGATACGTCAGCGTCACGCCCCTCGAGGACGAGGAGGCGGAACTGCTGGCGGATCTGGTTGCCGCACGACATCTCACCTGGGGCGTCACCGTCGCGTGGCGGCTCGAGGAACATCCCGAGAAGACGGACGCCCACAGCGTCGCCGGCGTCGACGACGGGTGGAACCTCCTGCAGTCGCTCGATGAACGGGGGCTTGACGTCGTCAATCATCGCCTCCGAACCGCCGCAACGTCCGGCGCCCTTCCGTATTCCCGGACCGGCACGTCGGAAGTACTGTCTCGGCGACGGGCGGTGCTCGGATCGTCGCCGCTCTCGTACGACGATCCCGTTCACTTCGTCGACGGCGATGGGGTGTGGTTGTACGACCCGACCGGCCGACGCTACCTCGACGCGTACAACAACGTCCAGGTCGTCGGGCACGCGAACCCGGCGGTCGCGGACGCCATCGCGGGACAGGCACACACGCTCGCCACCAACACGCGGTACCTCCACGAAGCGCCGGTGGAGCTGGCCGAACGGATCCTGGCGACGATGCCCGACGAGCTGGACCGCGTCCTGTTCGTCAACTCCGGCAGCGAGGCGACGGATATCGCGTGGCGACTGGCCACCGCCGCGACCGGAAACGAGGGCGCGATCGTCTCGGAGAACGCGTATCACGGCATCACGGAGGCGATGACCGCACAGTCCCCGACGATCTGGCCCGAGGGGATGGATCCGGACCACGTCGAGACGGTCACCCCACCGATCGACGACGCACACCACGGGGACCGACCGGCCGCGGATCCGGTCCAGGGGATGACCGAATCGCTGGCCGCCCTCGAGAAACGGGGAACGGGGACCGCGGCGTGGATGTTCGATCCGCTGTTCACGAGCGACGGCATCCACTCCCCCGACGAGGCGCGAGCGGGATCGATGGCCGAGCGCGTCCGCGAGGCGGGCGGACTCGTCATCGCGGACGAGGTGCAGGCCGGGTTCGGCCGCTCCGGGGATGCCCTCTGGGGCTTCCGGAACGCGGACGTCGTTCCCGACGTCGTCACGCTCGGCAAGCCGATGGGCAACGGACATCCCGTCGCCGCCGTCGTGACGCGGTCGGACGTCGCCTCGGCCCTGTACGACGGGACCGGCTTTTTCAGCACGTTCGGCGGGAATCCCGTGTCCTGTGCGGCCGCGCTGGCGGTGCTGGACGAGATCGAGAGGCGCGACCTGCTGCCGCACGTCGTCGACGTCGGCACCTACCTGCGGGACGGACTCGCGGAACTGGCCGCGGAACACGAACGCATCGGTGACGTTCGTCAGCAGGGACTGATGGTCGGCGTCGAGCTCGTCACGGACCACGAAACCCGGGAGCCGGCATCGAGCGAGGCGACCGCGGTCGTCAACGGACTGCGTCAGCGCCGGGTGCTCATCGGGTCGACCGGCGCGGACGGGAACGTGCTGAAGATCCGGCCGCCGCTGGTGTTCGAACGGACACACGCGGACCGGCTCCTTGCGGCGTTGGACGACGTCCTCTCGGAGCTATCACGTCACGACTGAAAGCGAATCGGTTCGACCACGCCAACCGGAGTGTACGTGTGAGCAGGCTCCGTGTAAGTCGGCTTTGCGTGAGCAGGCTCCGTGTAAGTCGGCTTTGCGTGAGCAGGCTCCGTGTGGACTGGCCGCGTTCACGCACCGTGTTGGAAAACCGTCGACCGCGTCGCCGAAGCGAACGGCGTTCGAACCGGGAGCGCCCCTACCGCTGGCGGAGCAGTTCGCTGATGACGATGAGCGAGATGCTGAACAGCAGCACCATCGCGCTGATCGCGTTGATCACCGGGTCGGTCCCGTGTTGGACCTTCGACCAGATGTAGATCGGGAGCGTGTTCTCGACGCCGCTGGTAAAGAAGGCGATCAGGAAGTCGTCGAAGGAAAGCGTGAACGCGAACAGTGCCCCGCTGATGATCCCGGGCATCAGGATGGGCAGGGTCACCCGGCGATAGGTCTGCCACTTGCTGGCGCCCAGGTCGCGGGCTGCCTCCTCGAGCTCGGGATCGAACCCGCGCAGGCGCGCGCTCACGGTAATGAGGACGAACGGGGTCACGAAGACGAGCTGGCCGAGCATCACGGTGCGAAGCGACGTGTTGAACCCGATCATGTTGAACCAGAGCAGCAACGCGATCCCGAGGATGAGCCCGGGAATCGTCATCGGCGCGATGACGAGCGCGCGGAACAGCCCCTTCCGCCGGAAGCTGCCGCGGACCAGAGCGATCGCCCCGAGCGTGCCGAGGATCGTCGCACCGGTGGTGACGAACGCGCCCACGTAGAGGCTGTTGAGCGTTGATTGGATGAGCCGGTCGTCGTTGACCATCTGGACGTACCACTGCATCGTGAACCCGTCCCACGGGAAGCCGGAGAAGGTCCCCTGCTCGAAGGAGAAGAGGATCAGGACGGCGATCGGCGCGTAGAGGAATCCGAAGACGAGCACGGCCCAGACCGGCATCCAGTATCCCCCAACGGCGTTCAGCAGGGTGTCGATCGGTGACTGGCCCGAGGACTCTTCGGCGGCGGTCCCGTCGGACGTCGCGGCGTCGACGCTCATTTCAGAACATCTCCTCCACGTCGGTGTAGCCCATCAGTCCCCAGAGGACGCCGCCGACTACAAGCATCAGGACGCTGCCGAGGGCTGCCCCGAGCGGCCAGTCGCTCCCGAT
Proteins encoded:
- a CDS encoding glutamine synthetase family protein; the protein is MSEAADRMVETIEDPAIDHVFVEFADVNGISRSKQLTADAFLEKWADGFAMNLVLLAQTPRNHVPEGSGLGAEIGHADGTVHPIPETTMRLPWRENAVRVLCRFFHEDERLACSPRAVLESVLAANDFGFDFYAGSELEFYLLEEGPDGEYLPATDDNHECVSWATEEVADFYDRLVEWAGGYGIDLTALHHEHGAGQLEVLFDYGRPLEQADTTFDFKRLVKQVGRSFDQWPTFMAKPFADRSGSGYHLHVSAFDDEKNVFAAVADDSDGTLSERGRHFVGGLMEHADALAALGTPSINGFKRFEPNSFAPYTASWGYDNRMTAVRVPPGVIRPETRIASADANPYLVIAGTIAAGLDGLRRELEPPAPTEGDPTGDRPDLPRSPELALRALETDDAMVDLLGEDVVRVYAASKRRELQAFRDHVTDWERDQYVKTV
- a CDS encoding aminotransferase class III-fold pyridoxal phosphate-dependent enzyme, translated to MDERRAARIAEREFGKPGTATELGGERDQNFRIDVADGEAYVLKISSPADDEASLDLQTEALRHIQRADPDLPVMEPVPTTDGSLWTTIEDDETYHVRLFTHVPGRPVPGQDLDAEALFEYGAVVARLGKALRGFFHPDADYDVLWDLRHVPELRSLLDSVTDAERRELAERILDRFENRVEPGFESLRAQVIHNDLTLDNVLLDDSDRVSGVVDFGDLTHTALVSDLVMAVASVMYRRDDPIEAAQDVIRGYVSVTPLEDEEAELLADLVAARHLTWGVTVAWRLEEHPEKTDAHSVAGVDDGWNLLQSLDERGLDVVNHRLRTAATSGALPYSRTGTSEVLSRRRAVLGSSPLSYDDPVHFVDGDGVWLYDPTGRRYLDAYNNVQVVGHANPAVADAIAGQAHTLATNTRYLHEAPVELAERILATMPDELDRVLFVNSGSEATDIAWRLATAATGNEGAIVSENAYHGITEAMTAQSPTIWPEGMDPDHVETVTPPIDDAHHGDRPAADPVQGMTESLAALEKRGTGTAAWMFDPLFTSDGIHSPDEARAGSMAERVREAGGLVIADEVQAGFGRSGDALWGFRNADVVPDVVTLGKPMGNGHPVAAVVTRSDVASALYDGTGFFSTFGGNPVSCAAALAVLDEIERRDLLPHVVDVGTYLRDGLAELAAEHERIGDVRQQGLMVGVELVTDHETREPASSEATAVVNGLRQRRVLIGSTGADGNVLKIRPPLVFERTHADRLLAALDDVLSELSRHD
- a CDS encoding ABC transporter permease; the encoded protein is MSVDAATSDGTAAEESSGQSPIDTLLNAVGGYWMPVWAVLVFGFLYAPIAVLILFSFEQGTFSGFPWDGFTMQWYVQMVNDDRLIQSTLNSLYVGAFVTTGATILGTLGAIALVRGSFRRKGLFRALVIAPMTIPGLILGIALLLWFNMIGFNTSLRTVMLGQLVFVTPFVLITVSARLRGFDPELEEAARDLGASKWQTYRRVTLPILMPGIISGALFAFTLSFDDFLIAFFTSGVENTLPIYIWSKVQHGTDPVINAISAMVLLFSISLIVISELLRQR